A genome region from Dreissena polymorpha isolate Duluth1 chromosome 16, UMN_Dpol_1.0, whole genome shotgun sequence includes the following:
- the LOC127861808 gene encoding uncharacterized protein LOC127861808 produces MKEEEKKKKEEEVKEEQKKKKEKQKEELKKNKEEKKTQDKSIKKEQKKEEKLKKEEAELKKKNDVIIKEEERKKKKEEEMKEEQKKKKEKLKKKEQLKKNKEEKKAQDKSIREEQKKKEKHKKEEAELKKKNDVIM; encoded by the coding sequence ATGAAAGAAGAAGAGAAAAAAAAGAAGGAAGAAGAAGTGAAAGAAGAgcagaagaagaagaaagaaaaacaaaaggaAGAACTGAAAAAGAACAAGGAAGAAAAGAAGACACAAGACAAATCTATTAAAAAAGAACAGAAGAAGGAAGAAAAACTAAAGAAGGAAGAAGCAGAACTGAAAAAGAAGAATGATGTAATTATCAAGGAAGAAGAGAGGAAAAAGAAGAAGGAGGAAGAAATGAAAGAAGAGCagaagaagaaaaaagaaaaactaAAGAAGAAAGAACAACTGAAAAAGAACAAGGAAGAAAAGAAGGCACAAGACAAATCTATCAGAGAAGAACAGAAGAAGAAAGAAAAACATAAGAAGGAAGAAGCAGAACTGAAAAAGAAAAATGATGTAATTATGTAG
- the LOC127861809 gene encoding putative deoxyribonuclease TATDN2, giving the protein MPIRPEILHMRNAADQHCGEVGARCLQIMRANVAPTQRIHLHCFTGTVEQVVSWLETFPKCYFGVTGMVKEFDNFQKTALRRIPKGHLLLETDAPYFRARQASASTPAFIGEVAMEVSRIRGKTVEEVLEFTSANTRILYQI; this is encoded by the coding sequence ATGCCTATCCGTCCAGAAATTCTACACATGCGAAACGCTGCGGATCAGCATTGCGGAGAAGTTGGGGCTAGATGTCTGCAAATCATGAGAGCTAATGTCGCCCCAACTCAACGTATCCATCTCCATTGTTTCACCGGAACTGTGGAGCAAGTGGTGAGCTGGTTGGAGACCTTTCCGAAGTGCTACTTCGGAGTAACGGGCATGGTGAAGGAGTTTGATAACTTCCAGAAAACGGCACTTAGGAGAATTCCAAAGGGCCATCTGCTCCTTGAAACCGATGCTCCCTATTTTAGAGCCAGGCAGGCAAGTGCGAGCACTCCAGCATTCATCGGAGAGGTGGCAATGGAAGTCAGCCGAATAAGGGGGAAGACGGTGGAAGAAGTCCTCGAATTCACCTCAGCCAACACCCGCATCCTGTACCAGATATAA